Part of the Pseudomonadota bacterium genome is shown below.
GAAAGCCCACGGTCAGTCCCGTATGCGGCAGAGTGAACTGCTCCATCGCCCCGTAGGTGGTCGCCATGTCGGAGGTCTTCTCACCGGCGATCACGGCAAAGCCATAGTCCTGCACCGTCGCCGCCACATTGACCGCGTTGGAGTAGGAATGGCGGTTGATCAGCACCACAACCTCACCCTCGAAACGCGCGCCCTCGCGCGGATTCGCCCAAGGAATCTCAAAGGCGAAGCGCTCACCGCGCGGCGTCTTGGCGTAGTCCCGGGCAAACCTAGCGGAGACGCCGGCGGTGGCATCCGGGCTGGCATCGAGGCGAGCCTGGTTGGACGCCGCAGCTTCGTCACTCGAGCGAATCAGAAACGCCGAGCAGAAGCGAAAGGGGCGATCGGCAATCCAGGCGAGCATGGGATCGCTGAAAGAGCTATCGCCGCCGGGGTTGTCGCGCAGGTCGATGATGAGGCGCTCAGCGTCAGCAGCGAGGAATTGCTCGAAGGCACCGTCGATGAACGCCAGGTAGGCGCCGTTGTCCCACATCGCGTTCGGATTCTCCGCGTTGTAGAAGGGGCCCGGGCGCAGATAGGCCACGCCGTCGCCGAGCATGCGCGCCGTGCGCTCGTTGCTCTGCAGGGCGAAACGCTCGGGCTGCTCGCGGCTCGCCTGGCGCATAGCCTCCCGCGTGCGCGCCGGCACCCGTACCGTGTAGGACTCACCTGGCTTTGCGCGCAGGGTGAGGAAGAACTGCTGCTGTTGGCCGAGCTCCAACCACAGGTAGCGCGCAAAGGTGAACTCGAGGAACGAGTGAGCGATGTACGGAGTGTCTGCTGAGACGTGCGTCGCCGTGCGCTGCAGCCAGCGCGCAATCGGCGCCCCGTTCAGGGCCATCACCTCATCACCGAGGCGAATACCTTCGACGCCAGAGAGATTCTCACCCACGTAGGCCCGTCCCTCGTGGATCCGCAGGTAGAGAGGAAACTGACGACCGCCCTTGTCGAGGAATGCCTGGTAGGCTTCGCTCGGAAACTCGATGCGCGCGTGCGCCACGTTGCCATAGGCAGCGAACTGCTGGAACAACACTTGGGCATCGAACAGGGTTTTGGGCTCGGTAAGGCTGTCGCGAATCTGCGCGTAGCGCGCATCGTACTCGGCCTTTGTCCGATGCACGTACAGGTCCGCATGGGCGCCACGCAAGCCGTGATACAACCGCTCGAAGTCCTCGCGCAGGGACTGCGCGTCGAGGCGCCGTTGCCAGGTGGCGTCCTCCTCAGCCTTCTGCCCCCAACAGAACCCACCCAGGAGGGACATGCTGGCAATGAGTAGGGACGAGACGCGAGCGATAGAAGAGTGCATGCAGAGGCCTCCAGGTGCGTTGAACAGGCGGCTGATTCTCCCCGAAGGCCTGGCCAAGACCATGTTCTACGGCGCCTTTTTTCCTCCCGAAAACCTGACCGGGGGGGTTCACTAGGATGCAGCGCTCAGCCCGAGTGCCCTTTCGCCTCGGCCACTGGCAGGTCGAGCCAACCCTGGGCCAACTGCGTCGCGACGGTAGCGACGCCCCTATCACCCTGGAACCTCGCGTCATGGAACTGTTGCTACTGCTCGTCGAGCAGGCGGGCGAGGTAGTGTCGCGTACGCAGATCGAGCAGGACCTCTGGGGCCAGGCGGTGGTCGGCGAGGACACGGTGGCACGGACCGTCTCCAAGCTGCGTCGGGCCCTGGGCGACTCTGCCAAGGCCCCCAAATTCATCGATACGCTACCTAAACGTGGCTACCGCCTGATCGCGCCGGTCACATCCCCTGCCAGCACGAACCCCTACAGGACGGCGTGGCCAAGCGCCCGGCGCTTGGCCACGGTGATCGCTGGACTCGGCCTGGCGCTACTGGTGATCGCCGGCGGCCAGGCGTGGCGCGAGCACGGACGCCGGCCGACGCCAATCTCACCATCCCAAACCTCGCTTTTGACCGCACGCGCGGACGATCGCTACATGCGCTTCACCCGTGCGGACAACGAA
Proteins encoded:
- a CDS encoding S41 family peptidase; this translates as MHSSIARVSSLLIASMSLLGGFCWGQKAEEDATWQRRLDAQSLREDFERLYHGLRGAHADLYVHRTKAEYDARYAQIRDSLTEPKTLFDAQVLFQQFAAYGNVAHARIEFPSEAYQAFLDKGGRQFPLYLRIHEGRAYVGENLSGVEGIRLGDEVMALNGAPIARWLQRTATHVSADTPYIAHSFLEFTFARYLWLELGQQQQFFLTLRAKPGESYTVRVPARTREAMRQASREQPERFALQSNERTARMLGDGVAYLRPGPFYNAENPNAMWDNGAYLAFIDGAFEQFLAADAERLIIDLRDNPGGDSSFSDPMLAWIADRPFRFCSAFLIRSSDEAAASNQARLDASPDATAGVSARFARDYAKTPRGERFAFEIPWANPREGARFEGEVVVLINRHSYSNAVNVAATVQDYGFAVIAGEKTSDMATTYGAMEQFTLPHTGLTVGFPKAHIIRPSGDTRVDGVTPDWEIPTPIAPTASDVVLEQLLSRMRR